A single region of the Cynocephalus volans isolate mCynVol1 chromosome 12, mCynVol1.pri, whole genome shotgun sequence genome encodes:
- the LOC134361283 gene encoding taste receptor type 2 member 7-like: MPDKLESTLMLIAAGEFSVGILGNAFIGLVNCMDWVKNKKIFSIDLILTSLAISRICLLSIILLDCFILVLYPDVYTAGKQMRIVDFFWTLTNHLSVWFATCLSIFYFLKIAKFSHPRFLWMKWKIDRVILRILLGCVALSVFISLLFAGNLNDDFRHCVKKKWKTNLTWRCRINKTQYSSTKIFLNLLTLFPFSVSLISFLLLIFSLWRHIRQMQLSATGCRDPSTEAHVGALKAVISFLLLFAAYHLAFLIATSSYFMPETELAVIFGELVALICPSSHSFILILGNKKLRQASLRVLWKVEYILKRRKF; encoded by the coding sequence ATGCCAGATAAATTGGAGAGTACTTTAATGCTCATAGCAGCTGGAGAGTTTTCAGTGGGGATCTTAGGGAATGCATTCATTGGGTTGGTAAACTGCATGGACTGGGTCAAGAATAAGAAGATTTTCTCCattgatttaatcctcacaagtcTGGCTATATCTAGAATTTGTCTGTTAAGTATAATACTGTTAGATTGTTTTATATTGGTGCTGTATCCAGATGTCTATACTGCCGGTAAACAAATGAGAATCGTTGACTTCTTCTGGACACTAACCAATCACTTAAGTGTCTGGTTTGCCACCTGCCTCAGCATTTTCTATTTCCTCAAGATAGCTAAGTTTTCCCACCCCCGTTTCCTCTGGATGAAGTGGAAAATTGACAGGGTGATTCTCAGGATTCTCCTTGGGTGCGTGGCACTGTCTGTGTTTATTAGCCTTCTGTTCGCTGGGAATTTGAATGATGATTTCAGGCATTGTGTCaagaaaaagtggaaaacaaACTTAACTTGGAGATGCAGAATAAATAAGACTCAATATTCTTCTACCAAGATATTTCTCAACCTGTTAACCCTGTTCCCCTTTTCCGTGTCCCTGATCTCATTCCTCCTCTTGATCTTCTCCCTGTGGAGACACATCAGGCAAATGCAGCTCAGTGCCACAGGGTGCAGAGACCCCAGCACAGAGGCTCACGTGGGAGCCCTGAAAGCCGTCATCTCCTTTCTGCTCCTTTTTGCTGCCTACCATTTGGCCTTTCTCATCGCCACCTCCAGCTACTTTATGCCAGAGACTGAATTAGCTGTGATTTTTGGTGAGTTGGTAGCTCTAATCTGCCCCTCAAGCCATTCGTTTATCCTAATACTGGGAAACAAAAAGTTAAGACAAGCATCTCTAAGGGTGCTTTGGAAAGTAGAATAtattctaaaaagaagaaaattctaa